In the genome of Staphylococcus durrellii, one region contains:
- the metK gene encoding methionine adenosyltransferase — MTYNRRLFTSESVTEGHPDKIADQVSDAILDEILKDDPNARVACETTVTTGMALISGEISTTTYVDIPKVVRETIKNIGYTRAKYGYDSQTMAVLTAIDEQSADIAQGVDTALEYRNDISEEEIEATGAGDQGLMFGYATKETDTYMPLPIFLSHQLAKRLSDARKDGIIKYLRPDGKVQVTVEYDENDQPNRIDTIVVSTQHADNIELSQIQNDIKEHVIYPTVPKALLDENTKFYINPTGRFVIGGPQGDAGLTGRKIIVDTYGGYARHGGGCFSGKDPTKVDRSAAYAARYVAKNIVAADLADKCEVQLAYAIGVAEPVSISIDTFGTGQVSETELVEAVRTHFDLRPAGIIKMLDLKQPIYKQTAAYGHFGRTDVLLPWEKLDKVNVLKDAVNV, encoded by the coding sequence ATGACTTACAATAGAAGATTATTCACTTCAGAATCAGTAACAGAAGGACACCCAGACAAAATTGCGGACCAAGTTTCTGATGCAATTTTAGACGAAATATTAAAAGACGATCCTAACGCAAGAGTTGCTTGTGAGACGACGGTAACAACAGGAATGGCACTTATTTCAGGTGAAATTTCAACAACAACTTATGTTGATATCCCTAAAGTAGTCCGTGAAACGATTAAAAACATAGGCTATACTCGAGCTAAATATGGTTATGATAGTCAAACAATGGCAGTATTAACGGCAATTGATGAACAATCTGCAGATATTGCACAAGGTGTAGACACGGCTTTAGAGTATAGAAATGATATTTCTGAAGAGGAAATTGAAGCTACAGGTGCTGGTGACCAAGGATTAATGTTTGGTTATGCAACAAAAGAAACAGATACTTATATGCCTTTACCTATTTTCTTATCTCACCAATTAGCTAAACGATTGTCTGATGCACGTAAAGACGGTATTATTAAATATTTACGCCCTGATGGTAAAGTCCAAGTAACAGTTGAATATGATGAAAACGATCAGCCTAATCGTATTGACACAATCGTAGTGTCAACTCAACATGCCGATAATATAGAATTATCACAAATTCAAAATGATATTAAAGAACATGTTATTTATCCAACAGTTCCTAAAGCATTACTAGATGAAAATACGAAATTCTACATTAACCCAACAGGTCGCTTTGTTATAGGTGGACCGCAAGGGGATGCTGGTTTAACTGGAAGAAAGATTATCGTTGATACTTATGGAGGATATGCCCGTCATGGTGGTGGCTGCTTTAGTGGTAAAGATCCAACTAAAGTTGATAGATCGGCTGCCTATGCAGCAAGATATGTTGCAAAAAATATCGTAGCTGCTGATTTAGCGGATAAATGTGAAGTTCAATTAGCTTATGCCATTGGTGTTGCTGAGCCAGTATCAATATCTATTGATACTTTTGGCACAGGACAAGTAAGTGAGACTGAGTTAGTTGAAGCAGTAAGAACGCATTTTGATTTAAGACCAGCGGGTATCATCAAAATGCTAGACTTAAAACAACCGATATATAAACAAACTGCTGCTTACGGACATTTTGGACGTACGGATGTATTATTACCCTGGGAAAAATTAGATAAAGTTAACGTCTTAAAAGATGCAGTCAATGTATAA
- a CDS encoding NERD domain-containing protein, with amino-acid sequence MNSFGPIQIGLIVAIVIAIICFILFLIALRSKKKAQQKIEEQYQSQQQKLNDEHAEELEKERIENKKTVTKQQEEYEATVNSKDREIDALKLFSKNHSEYVTDMRLIGIRERLVNEKRIRPEDMHIMANIFLPRNEFNDAQRISHLVLTRTGLYLIDSQLLKGHVFSGISSQQFEEQPMMSQVFDTLNLDKNEPQTLVLDQNDDKNSLSFVNYSNHLEAVEKLAGDLQRQLDLKYTPTTILYFNPKNEGAVTISNYAQSSSSKVLVGPEQLDEFFNKFVFHGRIQYNVEDLQNIMDKIESFN; translated from the coding sequence ATGAATTCATTTGGGCCAATTCAAATCGGTTTGATTGTAGCTATCGTAATAGCAATTATTTGTTTTATTCTGTTTTTAATTGCTTTAAGAAGTAAGAAAAAAGCGCAACAAAAAATAGAAGAACAATACCAATCACAACAACAAAAATTGAATGATGAACACGCAGAGGAATTAGAAAAAGAAAGAATAGAGAATAAAAAGACTGTCACTAAACAACAAGAAGAATATGAGGCTACAGTTAATTCTAAAGACAGAGAAATAGATGCATTAAAATTATTCTCTAAAAATCACAGTGAATATGTCACAGATATGAGACTTATTGGCATTCGTGAACGCTTAGTAAATGAAAAACGTATTCGCCCTGAGGATATGCATATTATGGCTAACATCTTTTTACCAAGAAATGAATTCAACGATGCACAACGTATTAGTCATTTAGTATTGACTCGTACAGGTCTATACCTTATCGATTCACAATTATTAAAAGGTCATGTTTTCAGTGGGATAAGTAGTCAGCAATTTGAAGAGCAACCAATGATGTCTCAAGTATTTGATACGCTTAATTTAGACAAAAATGAACCGCAAACGTTAGTATTAGACCAAAATGATGATAAAAATTCATTATCATTTGTAAATTATTCTAACCACCTAGAAGCAGTTGAAAAATTAGCCGGTGATTTGCAACGACAACTTGACTTGAAATACACACCAACAACTATTTTATACTTTAATCCAAAAAATGAAGGTGCAGTTACCATTTCTAATTATGCACAATCGTCAAGTAGTAAAGTATTAGTAGGGCCAGAACAACTAGATGAGTTCTTCAATAAATTTGTGTTTCACGGTAGAATTCAATATAATGTGGAAGATTTACAGAACATTATGGATAAAATTGAATCATTTAATTAA
- a CDS encoding aldo/keto reductase — MQTTKFYNGNEMPVLGLGTFRVENSDECKEAVKHAIKSGYKSIDTAMIYENEDKVGEGIAEGLAATGLDRSDLFITSKLWLTDYGRNNVQEAYETSLKKLGLDYLDLYLMHWPGTDEALMIDTWKGMEDLYKEDKVKNIGVSNFTSQHLEALLAQVSIKPVINQVEFHPYLTQDELRRYLEVQGIVAESWSPLMNAQILDDEVVKEVAKEVGKTPAQVIIRWNVQNDVVVIPKSVTPSRIEENLDVFDFQLNDDHINKLNKLNEDKRIGPNPSEFSGH, encoded by the coding sequence ATGCAAACAACAAAATTTTATAACGGTAATGAAATGCCAGTACTTGGTTTAGGTACGTTTAGAGTTGAAAATAGCGATGAATGTAAAGAGGCTGTTAAACATGCCATCAAAAGTGGTTACAAAAGTATTGATACAGCCATGATTTATGAAAATGAAGATAAAGTAGGAGAAGGTATTGCTGAAGGTTTAGCTGCTACGGGGTTAGATAGAAGTGATTTATTTATTACTTCTAAACTGTGGTTAACCGATTATGGGCGTAACAATGTTCAAGAAGCATATGAAACGAGTCTTAAAAAATTAGGATTAGATTACTTAGATTTATATTTAATGCATTGGCCAGGAACTGATGAAGCCTTAATGATTGATACATGGAAAGGCATGGAAGATTTATATAAAGAGGACAAAGTGAAAAACATTGGCGTTAGTAACTTCACATCTCAGCATTTAGAAGCACTATTAGCACAAGTGTCTATCAAACCAGTAATTAATCAGGTAGAATTTCATCCATACTTGACTCAAGATGAGTTACGTAGATATTTAGAAGTTCAAGGTATAGTGGCAGAATCTTGGTCACCCTTAATGAATGCTCAAATTTTAGATGATGAAGTGGTAAAAGAAGTGGCTAAAGAAGTAGGTAAAACACCAGCTCAAGTTATTATTCGTTGGAATGTCCAAAATGATGTAGTCGTGATTCCTAAATCAGTGACTCCTTCTAGAATAGAAGAAAACTTAGATGTATTCGATTTTCAACTTAATGATGATCACATTAATAAATTAAATAAATTAAACGAAGATAAACGTATCGGTCCTAACCCTAGCGAATTTTCTGGGCACTAA
- a CDS encoding fluoride efflux transporter FluC, producing the protein MLITLLCVCIGGGIGAVIRGGITEICVNKFQGPFPIATFLVNILGSLFIGIILSHSMYNAWFNTFLVTGILGGLTTFSTLISELVKMIESEINLPLFISYSILQYGGCFICCLIGYNLF; encoded by the coding sequence ATGTTGATAACATTATTGTGTGTATGCATAGGTGGTGGTATTGGTGCTGTAATTCGTGGTGGGATAACTGAAATATGTGTCAACAAGTTTCAAGGCCCTTTTCCAATAGCGACTTTTCTTGTTAATATACTTGGCAGTTTGTTTATTGGCATTATTTTAAGTCATTCTATGTATAATGCTTGGTTCAACACTTTTTTAGTTACAGGTATTTTAGGAGGATTAACCACTTTTTCTACATTAATATCTGAGCTTGTTAAAATGATTGAATCGGAAATTAATTTACCATTATTTATTAGTTATTCAATATTACAATATGGTGGTTGTTTTATATGCTGCTTAATAGGTTACAACTTATTTTAA
- the crcB gene encoding fluoride efflux transporter CrcB: MQYVYIFFGGAVGALLRYLLSLCNNSTTTLPIGTFIANLIGALLMGFLGTLAMAYFRNNPQLKKGITTGFVGALTTFSTFQFELITMYNHQAIALLFIYGISSYILGICLCYVGVKIGGKL, from the coding sequence ATGCAATATGTTTATATCTTTTTCGGGGGTGCGGTAGGTGCTCTATTAAGATATTTATTATCTCTTTGCAATAATAGCACCACTACGTTACCCATTGGAACTTTTATCGCTAACCTTATTGGTGCTTTGCTAATGGGCTTTCTTGGTACTCTTGCAATGGCTTATTTCCGTAATAACCCACAATTAAAAAAAGGAATTACGACTGGGTTTGTTGGTGCGTTGACCACTTTTTCTACTTTTCAATTTGAATTAATAACAATGTACAACCATCAAGCAATCGCTTTACTATTTATATATGGCATTAGCAGTTATATTCTTGGTATTTGTTTATGTTATGTTGGTGTTAAAATTGGAGGTAAATTATAA
- a CDS encoding transaldolase yields MAKLNVEVFADGADIEQMKAAYKNKEVDGFTTNPSLMAKAGVTDYKAFAEEAVREIPDASISFEVFADDLETMEKEAEILKQYGDNVFVKIPVVNTKGESTISLIKKLSADNVRLNITAVYTLDQVKEITEALTEGVPTYISVFAGRIADTGVDPIPMVKEAVEIAHSKKGVKLLWASCREVINVIQADEVGADIITCPGDVVKKVNNNLGRDINELSVDTVEGFAKDIKASGLSIL; encoded by the coding sequence ATGGCAAAATTAAATGTTGAAGTATTTGCAGATGGTGCAGATATCGAACAAATGAAAGCAGCGTACAAAAACAAAGAGGTTGATGGTTTTACTACAAACCCAAGTTTAATGGCTAAGGCTGGCGTAACAGACTATAAAGCTTTTGCTGAAGAGGCTGTACGAGAAATTCCTGATGCTTCTATTTCTTTTGAAGTTTTTGCAGACGATTTAGAAACTATGGAAAAAGAAGCAGAAATCTTAAAACAATATGGTGATAATGTATTTGTTAAGATTCCGGTTGTTAACACTAAAGGTGAATCCACTATTTCTTTAATTAAAAAATTATCAGCAGATAATGTACGTTTAAATATTACTGCCGTTTATACTTTAGACCAAGTAAAAGAAATTACTGAAGCGTTAACTGAAGGTGTGCCAACATACATTTCAGTTTTTGCTGGACGTATCGCTGATACTGGTGTAGATCCAATTCCAATGGTTAAAGAAGCTGTTGAAATTGCACATAGTAAAAAAGGCGTTAAGTTACTATGGGCTAGCTGTAGAGAAGTAATCAATGTCATCCAAGCAGACGAAGTTGGTGCTGACATTATTACATGCCCTGGTGACGTTGTTAAAAAAGTGAACAATAATTTAGGTCGTGACATTAATGAACTTTCTGTTGATACAGTAGAAGGTTTTGCGAAAGATATAAAAGCTTCTGGATTATCAATCTTATAA
- a CDS encoding helix-turn-helix transcriptional regulator, translated as MNYLYQIYMNKDELDNLNTPHCVNVFLVIEGQIQLNKYYEENSYGKGDVFVIFDYEDNYIIKRNGILACISINNQSYNRFSLANRKNLFKNENADTLVIKTYIETLKAVMEKDYFNSDIGVIKLINCAASILTTEQKEIKNNSQSSELIKNIVQFINENYKRPLSLSSLAQLFYVNRSYLSREFSRKMNMTLMKYIKKVKIYNVSRELLENRSPDTTWREYGYASYKTFLNDFKNIMGTTPSEFLVNQKYRQYTVNHNDSKIYDIIDAYYQEIIS; from the coding sequence GTGAATTACTTATATCAAATATACATGAACAAGGATGAATTGGATAATTTAAACACGCCTCATTGCGTTAATGTTTTTTTAGTTATAGAGGGACAGATACAATTAAATAAATATTATGAGGAAAATAGTTATGGTAAAGGTGACGTTTTCGTTATTTTCGATTACGAAGACAACTACATAATCAAAAGAAATGGCATCTTAGCATGTATCTCTATTAACAATCAAAGCTATAATAGATTTTCTTTAGCTAATCGTAAAAATCTATTTAAAAATGAAAATGCTGACACGTTGGTTATTAAAACGTATATTGAGACACTTAAAGCTGTAATGGAAAAAGATTATTTTAATAGTGATATTGGTGTGATTAAATTAATAAACTGTGCGGCGTCAATATTAACTACTGAACAAAAAGAAATAAAAAACAATTCACAATCTAGTGAATTGATTAAAAACATTGTGCAATTTATTAACGAAAATTACAAACGACCATTAAGTTTATCGTCATTAGCTCAATTGTTCTATGTTAATCGAAGTTACTTATCTCGTGAGTTCTCGCGTAAAATGAATATGACGCTGATGAAATACATTAAAAAAGTGAAGATTTATAATGTATCTAGAGAATTGTTAGAAAATCGCTCTCCTGACACGACATGGCGTGAATATGGATATGCTTCATATAAGACTTTTCTCAATGATTTTAAAAACATAATGGGGACAACGCCTTCAGAATTTTTAGTTAACCAAAAGTATCGTCAATATACAGTTAACCACAACGATAGCAAAATCTATGATATTATCGATGCTTATTATCAAGAAATAATAAGTTGA
- a CDS encoding competence protein ComK codes for MSEHQDLLFIKTNESNSMSTLCRYKTHDYIYPTVIKNVLSYYLELHNKSFTTQTKIAKRLLNINKLVPIYIHNQLVLFPIKQKRAPIQYYINAHFIIGIKSKRNLLTIQFENGHYLVVDEQFYTVFRKWQESCTLKSLLAHNIDN; via the coding sequence ATGTCAGAGCATCAAGATTTATTATTTATTAAGACTAATGAAAGTAATAGTATGAGTACGCTGTGTCGTTATAAAACGCACGACTATATTTATCCTACAGTTATAAAAAATGTTTTATCTTACTATCTAGAGCTACACAATAAGTCTTTTACTACTCAAACCAAAATTGCTAAACGATTACTTAACATAAATAAATTGGTGCCTATATATATTCACAATCAACTAGTACTTTTCCCTATCAAACAAAAGCGCGCACCAATACAATATTATATTAATGCGCACTTTATCATCGGAATCAAAAGCAAACGCAATTTGCTTACGATTCAATTTGAAAACGGTCACTATTTAGTCGTCGATGAACAATTTTATACAGTTTTTAGAAAATGGCAAGAAAGTTGTACTTTAAAATCCTTACTAGCTCATAACATAGATAACTAA
- a CDS encoding sigma-70 RNA polymerase sigma factor region 4 domain-containing protein, translated as MLKKDALAQHRYIIHHLLRRYNVTYEYDEFFQLLLIRMWQLILQYDASLSTSLQSYLYSRLRYYLLDLFRISSRQLLTTDITTCKDIPSIDTITMVENQLLLNHFLTTLSLNERKWVQLASQGYKQYEIAQKMHRSLSSIKSYKKSTKNKFFSYFNDRKE; from the coding sequence ATGTTAAAAAAGGATGCACTTGCACAGCATCGGTATATTATTCATCATTTACTCCGTCGATACAACGTTACTTATGAATATGACGAATTTTTTCAATTACTGTTAATTCGTATGTGGCAACTTATCTTACAATACGATGCTTCTTTATCAACTTCTCTTCAATCATATTTATATAGCCGTCTAAGATACTATTTACTCGACTTATTTCGTATTTCCTCACGACAATTACTTACCACTGATATCACAACATGCAAAGATATACCATCAATTGATACTATCACTATGGTAGAAAATCAGTTATTGCTTAATCATTTTTTAACTACATTATCGTTAAATGAGCGTAAGTGGGTTCAACTAGCTTCTCAGGGTTATAAACAATATGAAATTGCCCAAAAAATGCACCGTTCTCTTTCTTCTATTAAATCATATAAAAAATCAACAAAAAATAAATTTTTTTCTTATTTTAATGATCGAAAGGAGTAA